The genomic window TGTGGAACTTTATGGGCCGTTCGTCGAGGTCAAGTGTGAAAGTATAGTCGGGATGCAGTTTTCTGAGTGCATCGACCCTGCTCTTTATTTCTTCATTGATTTCTGCTTCCTCTGTCACTTCTGCAGTCTTCCCATCATTTTTGGTGAGCAGCAGTAGTTCTTCGACCAGCTTATTGATCCGCTGTAGCTCATCTATGGATATCTTCAATGATTCATCGAGCACTTCAGGCTTGTGCCTGCCCCACCTGCTGATCAGCTTGAGGTGACCCTGGATGATCTGGAGTGGTGTCCTCAGTTCATGGGAAGCATCTTCAACAAACTGCTTCTGCTGATTATATGAACGCTCCAGGGAATCCATCATATGGTTGAAGGAGTCGACCATGTAGTCCGTCTCTTCAGTGTTCGTCTCTATCTGGAGGCGTTCCGAAAAGCCTTCCGCCTCAATCCGCCTCAACTGATATGCTATGTTCCTGATGGGCTTCACCATCTGAGTTGAAAAGAAGTAGCTGACGATCGAGGTGAATAATATCGACAGGAATCCGATGATGATGGCAATGAATACCATCATTCTGATGACAGAATTATAGTAGTCGAGGGGGTGGACGACAGTAATGTAACCATCCCAGTATTGCGAATCGAGTTTCACACGGCCTTCAAGGAAGCTGCCATCATCATTGTTCATGGCGGAGATCTCCCTATCATGGACAGGTTCGAAGCTGCTGTCCAGATCCATTGGGATTCCCGTCGTGGCGCTGAAGACTTCTTCACCGCTCTGTGTGTAGAGTATCATCTTCTGCCTGTCATACAGACTGGAATAGATTTCATTCTGGCTGATCGTATTGATTGGCTGAGATTCATACAGACTCTCCAGCTCTTCAAGGCTTCTGTCGACCGAACGGTATTCCTGGTCCTTCAGATACATGCTGGTGAAATAGATGAGCAGTGAACTGAATATCAGGTATGTGATGGAGATGATGAGCGTCGAAAGGCGCAGCCATCTGTATTTCAGGGATTGTTTATTCATGACCGGATCACATACCCTACACCCCTGACAGTCTCTATCAGTTTGTGCTTGTCGAAAGGTTTGAGCTTGTTTCGGAGGTATCTGATATAAACATCCACCACATTCGTCTCCACTTCACTGTCATACCCCCACACATGGTCAAGAATGGTCTCCCGTTGCAGGACGACACCGGCATTCTTCATCAGGAGATGGAGGAGTTCATACTCCGTCTTGGTCAAGTCGAGCTCCCTGTCGTCCAGAGTGACGTGGTAGGCGGATGTATCCATCGTTATGCCATGGAGTTCCAGTATTTCCCGGTTGTCTTCCTTTGAACTGGAACGTCTCATGATGACGCGTATCCTAGCGAGCAGCTCCTCTATTTCGAAGGGCTTCACAATGTAATCATCGGCGCCATAGTCCAATCCGATCACCTTATCATAGGTTTCCCCCTTGGCTGTAATGATGATGATTGGTGTATCCTTCTCCTTCCTCAGCCGGCGGCATACTTCCAGTCCATTCAGTTTCGGGAGCATCAGATCAAGCAATATGCAGTCGAAATCATGGTCGAGTGCTTTCTGCAATCCCTCCTCCCCATCAGCAGAAAGTGTCACATGATAGCCTTCATGGACCAGTTCCAGTTCTATGAATCGTGCGAGGTTCAGTTCATCTTCAACTACTAGAATATGTTTCATCATTATCTTCCTATCATTTATTTTTCCCCATCATAACATCAAGGGATGGCAGGACAGCGGGAATGTATGGCTGCTCCTGCAATTCACCTGCCATGAGTATCATGGGATGGATGCACAATCTGCCTTCCAAGACATTATATTGGAAACATAAAAGAAATGGCAACGCCCCGCGGGACGCTGCCATGTGTTTATGGATATATAAACTTGTCTTGAAAATGATCTGTTAAATAAGGGGGGCTTATTCATTCTCATTGATAATCATTTTCAATTACATTTTATATAGGCGATGGTAATCTGTCAAGCTTTTTATGGAGGATGAAGCTCGTAGCGATGACGACAGCTGTACCGGCCACAATTCCAGCAATTACATCCGTGGGATAATGGACGCCAAGGTAGACTCTTGAAGAAGAAATCATCAGTATGAAGAATGCACATAATCCATACAGCATGCTTTTATTATTCAGACCGCTGTTCTTGATCAGCGTCATGAGGGAGCCGAAGAAGATCGTCGATCCCATCGCATGCCCACTTGGAAAACTGAATCCTTTGATATCGATGAGTCTCAGCATGGAAGGTCTTTCCCTGTCGAATGAATTTTTCATGACCGGAATGAGTACGCTGCTTGCGAGCATGGAGATGATCATGAAAAGGGTCTCGAACTTCAGCCTGTAGAGCATCAATATCGTAATCATTATCAATGAAAGGATGACCATCGACAGGACTTCACCGACCTGTGTGAAGCCGAGCATCAATGCTGTTGTAATGAAGCTCTCGGAAGCATAGATGAACTCATAGACTTCAGTATCGATCCAATGTCCGATACGGGACTCATGAAAATAGGCGATGACGCCAAAAATGAGGGTAAAAACCAGAAAGAGCGAAAGTTTCTTCATTCGGGTCATCGCTGCCCCTCCCCATCGAGCAGAAGATTGACAAGTGATTCCGGCCTGAAGCCACCTTCAAACTTCTTCATGCATTCCACGATGGCATCCTTGTTGCCTTGGATGCGGTCCAGGGTGGTCTGGAATGTTTCAAGATCCAGTTCTTCGTCCTGAATGACTTCAGCATAGCCCTTTTCCTTGAAGTACTCGGCGTTTTCAACCTGATCTCCCCTGCTCTGAGAGAGCGGCAGCGGGATGAGTATCATCGGCTTTTCATTCAGCAGGAACTCATAGATGGCATTCGAACCACTTCTTCCGACGGCAATATCCGAAATCCTCAGAAGGTGCGGCAGCTCCTTCTTCACGAATTCGAACTGTCTGTAGTTCGGGTTGTCGAGCCCCTCCTGGTAATTGCCCCGTCCACATAGGTGGATGATCTGCCATTCCTTCGTCAGGGCATCGAGGTTCTCCCTTACGAAGGTATTGATTGAACGGGCACCGAGGGAGCCTCCCATCACGATCATGACGGGCTTTTCTTCAGTGAATCCGGTGAGTTCATATCCGATATCCCTGTAGCCCCTTTTGAGTTCATCCCGTATCACTGGGCCCAGATACTCGGATTTTCCTTTCGGAACATACTCCAGGGTCTTCTTGAAAGTGACATAGATTTTAGTGGCGAATTTTCCAGCTATACGGTTGGCCAGGCCCGGAGTGATGTCGGACTCATGTATATATACTGGAATTCCAAGAGATTTGGCTGCCAACACAACCGGTACACTGACGAAACCGCCTTTTGAAAATACGAATTCGACCTGTTCCTTCTTCAATACTTTACGGGCATCCCCGACACCCCTCATGACTTTGAATACATCCTTGAAGTTCTCGGCAGAAATGTAGCGTCTCAGCTTTCCGCTTGAAATATTGTAGTATTTGATGGATGTTGCACCGATTATTTCCTTTTCAATTCCCTTTTTCGAACCAATATAGACAGGTTCAACACCCTTATTTATAAAGCAGGGTATAAGCAGTTTGTTAAGCATTACGTGTCCGACGGTGCCTCCACCGGTGAGGACAACTTTTCTCTTTTTCGCTTCCATACTTTCCTCCAAAACTCTTTTATGCTAATTACTTTAAACCATTTTTACTGCGGATACAATATAAAGCCGTATAAACACTGTGTTCATACGGCTTTACATTATTCTTCTGTAGATTCTTCTTCAGGAGATGCTTCGTCTACAGGTTCTTCTGTGGATTCCTCTTCCTGTTCTTCATCCTGTCCTTCGGAAGGCTCACCTTCTTCTGTTTCCTCTTCAGGCAATTCTATTTCAAGGTGCTGTGCCCTGCTTTCAGCATACTCCTCAATTTCTTCTTCAGTGTATTCCCCATTGATGTAGTCGACGAGATATTCGAGCTGGGCATCATTCTCATTGATGTACTCCCTCAGTTCACTCATGAGGATGGTGGAAGTTTCACCTGTCACATTCCCGGTCATTTCAAGACCATTGTCGGACTGGAAGTCACCGACCGCTGTCGTAAGATCAGGGCCGAAATCTTCATCGAAGTCTTCAATTTCGTAGCCGAGGGTATCGAGAGCAACTTTGATCGACGGCACCGTCTCATTGGCAATGCCCTCTGTGTACACTTCATCCGGGCTGAGCATATCGACCCTGTAATAATCGGGGTTGACGAGTTTAATGTCCGGTGTGATGCCTTCCCCATGTATCCAATGGCCGTTTGGTGTCAGCCATTTGGTGTTCGTATATTTCAGAAGGGAGTCGTCACCGAATTCCACTGTCTGCTGGACGACACCTTTGCCGAATGATTGCGTACCAGCGATGGTGGCGCCGGTGAGGTCGTCCATGGCGCCCGCAAAGACTTCTGAAGCGCTCGCCGATCCTTCATTGATCAGGATGTAGACGGTGAAGTCCTCCGTATTCGGGTTTGCTTCCCCGCTTGTCGCTATTTCATTGCGTTCGCCATTATTATCTTCAAGGGACAGCACGGTCTGGCCCTCATCGATGAACTGGTTGATCATGTTGACCGCCTCATCCAGCAGGCCGCCAGGATTGTATCTGAAGTCGATGATGACGTCCTCGACGTCGTCTTCAGCAGCTTCATTCAGTTTGCTTTCAAATTCTTCGGTCGTCCCTCTCTGGAAGCGATTGACACTGATGTGTCCGACGCCATCGACTTCTTCATACGTCACACTGTCGATATGGATCGTATCCCTTGTGATCGTTATGTCGATCGGATCGCCTTCCCCTCTTACGATGGTGAGCACGACGTCCGTCCCCTTTTCACCACGTATGAGCTGCACAGCCTCCTGGGTCGTCCATCCTTCAATGGACTCGCCGTCGACCGCAATGATCTCATCGCCAGGTTCGATGCCCGCCTCTTCTGCCGGCGAGCCGCGCATCGGTGAAGTCACGATGATGCGATTGCCTTCCTGCATCACTTCTGCTCCGATGCCTTCGAAATTTCCTGTGACCGTTTCCTGGAATGCTTCCGTCTCTTCGTTGTTCATGTATTCACTATACGGGTCATCCAATCCTTCGACCATGCCCTGGATGGAGGATTCAATCAGGGCATCCCGGTCCACATCTTCATAGTATTCGGAGTTGATCGTGTCATATACATTGTACAGTTTGGAAAATTCGCTTCTCGTATCGGTCCCCACATTGACGGCCTTTTCATTCCCGGCTTCCAGACTGAGCGCAGTAATGACCGCCGTTGCTATGACCGAAGTCAGCAGGATAATGATGAACCAGAAAAGTTTTATGTTGATCCGGCGTCCACCCGGATTCTTCGTCTCATGACGCTCATGTTCTTCGTTCAAAACTTACACCTAATTTCTACTTGAATAATTAAGTTTTAGTTTACCAGTTTAAGTATGAAAGTTAAAGAAAAAGAACAGTGCATGGCACTGTTCCTGGCTCCCTATTGATTTTCTTCGATGAATGGTAGGCTGGCATCCAATGCGACTTCAATCATCTCATTGAATGTCGTCTGGCGCTCCTCGCTCGATGTCGCTTCACCTGTCAGCACATGGTCGGATACCGTCAAGATGGAGAGCGCCCTTGCATCGAACTTCTTGCTGATGGTGAACAGCGCACTCGATTCCATCTCGAGGGCAAGCACACCATATTGGGCGAGCTGCTCGATGTTGCCATTTTCATCATAGAATGAATCCGCTGTGAAAACGTTGCCCACTTGGACGTTCAGGCCCTTCTTCTTCGCTTCATTGTAGCTTGAAAGCAGCAGTTCGAAGTCGGAAGTCGGAGCATATTCGATATTTTTGAAAAGCTTCCTGTTCTGGTAGGAGTCGCTTGAGGCACTCTGTGCAAGGATGACATCCCTTACTTTGACGTCCTTCTGGATTGCGCCGCATGTACCGACCCTGATCAGGTTTTTGACCCCATATTCATCCATGAGTTCGTGGATATATATGGAGATTGAAGGGACACCCATGCCCGTTCCCTGTACGGAAATGCGCTTCCCTTTGTAGTATCCGGTGAAACCGAGCATGTTACGTACTTCATTGTAGCAGATGACATCGTCCAGGAAGTTCTCTGCGATATACTTCGCCCTGAGCGGATCTCCCGGCAGCAGGATAGTGTCTGCAATATCACCTTTTTTTGCATTGATGTGAATACTCATGTCTAAAATTCTCCTTTGGTAGTATTGCGGCTGCAGCTAATGCTCCAGCCAGTTGCGATAGTCTTCAAAAGCTGTGTCATAATGCGAAAGCGGCATGTCCTCGTAGGGGTTCCTCTCCAGGTAGTCTGATATTTCAAGATAGTCGTCGGAATACTTCGGGAACATGGCATCACCCGCAATATGTTCGGCCAGTCGGCCGATGGGTGAAGCTTCCCCTCTTCGTGTTCTGATATATTGATAGAAGGAATAGTTCTTCATTACTTGATGGATGCGCTCGCAACGACAGTGTCCGCCCGATCCAGGTCCGTAACTTCCTTAAGGTCGAACGAGTCAAGAACATCACTGTTTGTGATGATGACCGGGGAGATTGTACTGTTCGCTTCCGATTTTACTAGATCCATGTCGAAAGTGACAAGCTTGTCACCCTTCTCGACCTTGTCCCCTTCCGATACGTGGCCTTCAAACCCTTTACCTTCCATCGCTACAGTCTCCAGGCCGATGTGTATGAGCACTTCCAGACCGTTATTGGTTTTGATGCCGACAGCATGGTTCGTAGGGAATACCTGCATGACTGTTCCAGCCACCGGTGCTACGACTTCCCCATCCGTCGGATCGACGCCGAACCCTTCACCCATCATCTTTTCTGCGAAGACCGGGTCGGGAATATCTTCCAATTTAACATACTTTCCATTCAATGGACTCGTGATTTCGATTTCTTTGTCTACATCATTCTTTTTTCCAAATAGATTTTTAAACATTTGAATTCTCTCCTGTCCAAGTAAGTTTTTGAAAGTCTACTCAAAGTACTTCAAATATTCACCATAGCCTTTTTCCTCAAGTTCATCCTTCGGAATGAACTCGAGCGCTGCTGAATTGATGCAGTAGCGCAGTCCTCCGAGTTCCTGTGGGCCGTCTTCGAATACGTGGCCAAGGTGGCTGTCCGAGGACTCACTCCTGACTTCGGTACGCCGCATGCCGAAAGAATCGTCGAAGTGCTCCGTCACATCTTCCGATATGCTTTTTGCAAAACTCGGCCATCCGCAGTCGGAGGCAAATTTGTCCCGTGAAGTGAACAGGGGTGTTCCCTTGATCTTATCCACATACAGGCCATCCTCATAATGGTTCCAGTATTCATTCTGAAAAGGAGGTTCTGTGCCGTTCTCCTTCATCACCTTGTATTCTTCTGCAGTCAGTTCGCTTTCATTTCTTTCAATAGCCATCTATTCCACTCCCCAATGCTCTTCCAAGAATGATTTTCTGCCTGAGCCCTTGAAGTATGCGTTGTAATGCGCACTGTTCGTCTTGTAGAAGTCCTGGTGCTCCTCTTCCGCCCTGTAGAAATTCTTATAGGGCAGAACCGGAGTCCTGATGGGACCATTGAATATGTTCTGGGCATCAAGAGACTCTATCGTTGCCTCGGCAACACGCTTCTGTTTGTCATCATGATAGAATATCGCAGGCATATACTGCGGGCCCCTGTCGCCAAACTGGCCGCCTGTGTCTGTAGGATCGAAGGTTTTGAAGAATATATCCAGCAGTTTTTCATAGGACATCACATCTTCATCAAAATCAATCTGTACTGCTTCGACATGACCCGTGGTGCCACTCGTCACCTCTTGATATGTCGGGTTCTCCACATGTCCGTTCGAATACCCGGAAACGACGGAGTTGACGCCTTCAAACTGATCGAATGGCTTTACGAGACACCAAAAACATCCGCCTGCCAATGTTGCTATTGCCAAATTGCTCACCTCTTAATTATCTTATTATAGAAAAATACCACTCATCATTCTCATAATCAATCGAATCGACTCTGACATCCCATTCAAGCTGCTCTGTGAACACTTCCGAATCGATTACAAGGGCACGTTCGTCATCCCTGAAACTGATGCCTTCGGGCAGGTCGCTCTGATCTTTGATCAGGCCATACATCATGTTCTGTGAGAGTGGCAGATCAGAAATGTTGATGTCCACCAGCTCAAACACCACTTCTTCACCAGTGGAGACCGGTTCAAGTTCGACCGAAGTTTCAATCGATAATCCGATTACCTGCCTGACCACATCCAGGGCGATCTGCTCCTCGTCTACGGTGATCGCGAGGCTCTCATCATCGATGGCATCATTGATGATGGATTCCATTGCATCGTTGTTCATCTTTACCTCTATACCCGATTCTTCTGGAGTATAATTATCATTTTCTGCCGAAGGGGCCTGATAATCGCCGCTTAGCGCTGTAGACAGCCATATGACGATAGCTGCGTTCACCAGCAGCAGTCCCATGAAAAGCCATTTCCAAATATTCAAAAGGTCACTCCCCGCTAATGTGTCCTGCGCCTGAAATGAAGGAATTCATGGGGATATCTGTTCTTGTCGTCTATGATGCCTTCTTCACTGGACACAAGTTCCCATTCCGACTCATCATATTCCGGAAAGAAAGTATCCCCGCCAAAAGTTTCGTGGATCCTTGTGATGTGCATTTCATCGACAAGGCCCATCGTCTGACCATAGACGCCGCTGCCGCCGAAGATGAATACCTCCCCTTCCAGCTCTTTGATGTCCGCCACTTCATGGATGACATCAATACCTTCCGCATCAAAATCCCTGTTTCGCGTCAGCACGACATTGCGGCGGTTCGGCAGGGGCCGCCCGAGTGAATCGAAGGTTTTCCGCCCCATGACGATTGTATTGCCCTGAGTCAGCTTTTTGACATGCTTAAGGTCATTCGGCAGGTGCCACGGCATCTTGTTCTTGAAGCCGATGACATTCTGTTCCGCGTGACATACGATTAAAGATACCATTTTCTTCCTCCTATACAGCGATTGGTGCCTTGATATAAGGATGTGATTCATAGTCCACGACTTCGAAGTCCTCATAATCCAGTTCAAACATGGAGCGCTCACCATGTATCCTTATTCCAGGGGCTTCGAAGCCATCCCGCTCGAGCTGCGTTTCAACCGCATCGAAATGGTTGGTGTAGATGTGTGCATCCCCGAGCGTATGGACGAATTCATGTGGACGGAGGCCGCACTCCCTGGCAACAAGATGCAGAAGAAGTGCATAACTTGCGATGTTGAAAGGCACACCCAGGAATACATCCCCACTCCTCTGGTAGAGCTGGAGGCTCAGCCTGCCGTCATTTACATAGAACTGGAAGAAGGCATGGCATGGCGGCAGGGCCATCGTGCCGATTTCAGCCGGGTTCCAGGCGGTGACGATATGGCGGCGGGAATCCGGGTTATGGCGGATGTTCTCCACCACATCCTTGAGCTGGTCCGTAAAACTGCCGTCGGGACCTTCCCATGCACGCCACTGGCGGCCATATACATTGCCCAGGTTTCCATACTTTTCGGCAAATTCATCATCCTCAAGGACCCTTTTCTTGAAGGCATCCATCTCCTTCTGATAGATCGCCTTGAATCCTTCATCCTTCTGGGCACGATTTCCGAAGTCGGTCATATCCGGTCCTTTGTACTCCTCAGACTCGACCCAGTTCTTGAAGGCCCATTCGTTCCAGATGTTGTTGTTGTACTGGAGCAGGAAACGTATGTTCGTATCCCCGCGTATGAACCATATAAGTTCGGTCGCAAGCATCTTGAACAGCACCTTCTTCGTGGTGAGCAGTGGAAATCCGTCCTCCATGTTGAACCTCATCTGGTGGCCGAAGATGGAATGTGTACCCGTGCCGGTACGGTCACCCTTGTACTTTCCCTCTTCCATGATCTTTTTCAGGAGATCATGGTATGTCTGATCGAAACGATTCATCATATCCTCCCCTTTTCTTTTTACGCTTATTTATATATAATAATACATGAATTCGAATAAATAAATTTCTTTTGGAGTGTGGCTTATGGAAATTATGATGACAATCGGTCTGACGCTGCTCGCTTTATATATGATCTCGATGAGCATCTACGACTAGGGCGCATAATGTCAATAAAAACAGGAAAGGCTGAGCCTTTCCTGTTTTTTTATGAGCAATGGTCGTCGAAAGCCTCTTTGATATCCATCATGATATCGTTGACGTCCCTGCCCTCGATATGTTCACGCGGCATGAAATGCACCAGCTCCCTGCCTTTGAACAATGCCATGGAAGGGCTGGAAGGTGCCTGTCCGACATACTCGCGCATACGTTCAGTCGCTTCCTTGTCCTGGCCTGCAAAGACGGTCGCCTTCCTGTCCGGTCGAATCGGGTTCTGTTCAGCGACGGTTACAGCGGCAGGTCTTGCGAGTCCTGCCGCACATCCGCAGACACTGTTGATGACGACAAACGCGGTTTCTTCAGGTGCCAGGCTGTCCATGAACTGATCGACTCCTTCAGGAGTCGTCAAATCCTCAAACGACCTTCCGGTCAACTCTTCACGCATCGGCTGGGCAATTTCCTTCATGTATGCTTCATATGGATTCATACTACCGCTCCCTTTCTTGAATTTGTTTCCAGACACTGCCTAAGGCTGCTTCCCCCTGTTCGATTCTGGCGATGGCCATTTCGATCTGGAGGCGTACATCATACTGGGGTTCATCAGTATGCGCCTTGAGGTGCGGCAGGCTTTCTTCGTTCCCCACCTCATAGATGAACATCGCTGCACGCCACCTTACGATGGGGCTCCTGTCATCAAGAAGAGGATAGATGTCCTCCAACCCTTCTACATAGCCTAGATCGCTGTAGGCGTCCCCCGCAGTCCTTCTGACGGGTACTGAACGGTCCTCGAGTGCACGCTTCAGATATGGCAGTGTCGTCTTTTCTTCAATCATGGCAAGCAGGCTCACAGCTTCCCGCCGCACCTGCATCTTTTCATCTTCAAGCGCAATTGAAAGCACTTCGTAATCCGCTTCCGTCGGCGTCTCCATATGATTGAGGAGCCATAGGCGGTCCTTCCAGTCCTCTTTTGAACGGAAGTCGTCGACGGATACTTTGAAGTACCGCTTCGGTTCCGGAGTGCTCTTCGTCTGCGCCTCCAGGACGAGCTCGGCCAGCCTCTTTTCATCATAGAGTGCATCCAGCTCCTCCGAGAGTTCCCCGAATATCTCTTCAGGTTCACCATAGCGCGTACTATAGTCCTCCCATTTCCTGAGGAGGATGATGTTATCTTCCGGCAATGTCGCTTCCTCCACCGCCTTCAGGAAATGGTCAGGCAGCTGTTTCCGGTGCTCTTCCCCGTCATTCAGCTTGATCTGATACGGTATATTCTTGAATGTCAGGACCTGTGTGGAGACGGCCCCGAAATCACTCTCTAATTTTGGTTTTTTTTTACATCCTGTTCTCCGGATGTGAACGTCTGTTCAATTTCCGGGATAAGAGTCTCCCAATCTGCTTTCGGGGACTTGTCCACAGAGATGAAATCGAGTGCGTGGAAGACACTCGTCACATCATCGAGTTCAAGGATCCTGTTGATGAAGGCAGGCGCTTCATCCGTCACCTGTCGGTATGTGGATGATTTCATTTCCGCTTTCTCTTCACTTACTGTAATCTTCATTGTGTTCGGACTTGGTGTCGGTTCAATCTTTACTATTTCCATTATAATCCTCCTATTGCAACTTATTCCCGTGTGACCGTATGGCGATGCCTACAGAACACTCGTGGATGCAGAAATTATGTGCAGCCGTCCGGGTGCCTTCGGAACGGTTCAGTTCCTTAAGAAGACAGCCTTGGCAATACTTTTCTTCAAGGGCGTTGATCTTATCCAATACTTCGAGATTCACTTTTCAACCTCCTTTTTCAATTATACCGAAATGTCCTGTATAAAAAAAGGCTGATCTCCTGGATCAGCCTTTTCTGTTCCTGTACAAAGTTCCCTTCGCCAGTTCGTCTGCCCGCCGGTTACTGCCCCTCGGCGTCCAGCTGATGATGAACAAGTCGAATTTATCAAGGTGCTGTGAAATCTGATCGAAGTATTTTTTGAATACTGGATTTTTTACATGATTCCTGTCGAAACTGTCTGCGATCACTTTTGAATCCGTATGGACGATCAGCGAATTGAAGGAATGCTCCAGTGCCTTATCCACTGCAAACGCCAATGCAGACCATTCCGCTTCGTGGTTGTCCATCTCTCCAAGGAAGGTGGTGAACTCGAGGATGCTCCCTTCATCCTTGAAGACAACCGCGCCGGCGGCCATATCAGGATTCTTCGATGCTGCCGCATCTATATATGCTCTTGCCACTGCCCCACCTCCTATAGATCCAGGGTCTGCACATATTTGCTGCTGATCTTGAGGTCATGTGCATCCAGAATGGTCTGGATTTCAGGTTTTGAAATGTTCAGGGTGCTGCGTGATTCGACAAGGCCCAGGTCTATCGGTACATCGGTGATGATTCTGGCAAGCCTGTGGGAGATCTTCAGGGAGTCGATATCCGTCTCGATCTTCGTACGCACAGCAGGTGTCAGCTGTTCGAGGTTCGTAAGGAGGTTCTCCACGCTCTGGAATTCACGGATGAGCTTGAAGGCCG from Salinicoccus sp. RF5 includes these protein-coding regions:
- a CDS encoding HAMP domain-containing histidine kinase, translating into MNKQSLKYRWLRLSTLIISITYLIFSSLLIYFTSMYLKDQEYRSVDRSLEELESLYESQPINTISQNEIYSSLYDRQKMILYTQSGEEVFSATTGIPMDLDSSFEPVHDREISAMNNDDGSFLEGRVKLDSQYWDGYITVVHPLDYYNSVIRMMVFIAIIIGFLSILFTSIVSYFFSTQMVKPIRNIAYQLRRIEAEGFSERLQIETNTEETDYMVDSFNHMMDSLERSYNQQKQFVEDASHELRTPLQIIQGHLKLISRWGRHKPEVLDESLKISIDELQRINKLVEELLLLTKNDGKTAEVTEEAEINEEIKSRVDALRKLHPDYTFTLDLDERPIKFHINPYHLEQILVIFLDNALKYDHERKHIIVTTEKKDGHFDIAITDHGIGIPEDEIEAIFDRFYRVDKSRSRELGGNGLGLSIARKLIDNYKGKVWIDSKEGTFTKVTIRFPLEN
- a CDS encoding response regulator transcription factor, yielding MKHILVVEDELNLARFIELELVHEGYHVTLSADGEEGLQKALDHDFDCILLDLMLPKLNGLEVCRRLRKEKDTPIIIITAKGETYDKVIGLDYGADDYIVKPFEIEELLARIRVIMRRSSSKEDNREILELHGITMDTSAYHVTLDDRELDLTKTEYELLHLLMKNAGVVLQRETILDHVWGYDSEVETNVVDVYIRYLRNKLKPFDKHKLIETVRGVGYVIRS
- a CDS encoding phosphatase PAP2 family protein → MTRMKKLSLFLVFTLIFGVIAYFHESRIGHWIDTEVYEFIYASESFITTALMLGFTQVGEVLSMVILSLIMITILMLYRLKFETLFMIISMLASSVLIPVMKNSFDRERPSMLRLIDIKGFSFPSGHAMGSTIFFGSLMTLIKNSGLNNKSMLYGLCAFFILMISSSRVYLGVHYPTDVIAGIVAGTAVVIATSFILHKKLDRLPSPI
- a CDS encoding undecaprenyldiphospho-muramoylpentapeptide beta-N-acetylglucosaminyltransferase → MEAKKRKVVLTGGGTVGHVMLNKLLIPCFINKGVEPVYIGSKKGIEKEIIGATSIKYYNISSGKLRRYISAENFKDVFKVMRGVGDARKVLKKEQVEFVFSKGGFVSVPVVLAAKSLGIPVYIHESDITPGLANRIAGKFATKIYVTFKKTLEYVPKGKSEYLGPVIRDELKRGYRDIGYELTGFTEEKPVMIVMGGSLGARSINTFVRENLDALTKEWQIIHLCGRGNYQEGLDNPNYRQFEFVKKELPHLLRISDIAVGRSGSNAIYEFLLNEKPMILIPLPLSQSRGDQVENAEYFKEKGYAEVIQDEELDLETFQTTLDRIQGNKDAIVECMKKFEGGFRPESLVNLLLDGEGQR
- a CDS encoding S41 family peptidase — translated: MNEEHERHETKNPGGRRINIKLFWFIIILLTSVIATAVITALSLEAGNEKAVNVGTDTRSEFSKLYNVYDTINSEYYEDVDRDALIESSIQGMVEGLDDPYSEYMNNEETEAFQETVTGNFEGIGAEVMQEGNRIIVTSPMRGSPAEEAGIEPGDEIIAVDGESIEGWTTQEAVQLIRGEKGTDVVLTIVRGEGDPIDITITRDTIHIDSVTYEEVDGVGHISVNRFQRGTTEEFESKLNEAAEDDVEDVIIDFRYNPGGLLDEAVNMINQFIDEGQTVLSLEDNNGERNEIATSGEANPNTEDFTVYILINEGSASASEVFAGAMDDLTGATIAGTQSFGKGVVQQTVEFGDDSLLKYTNTKWLTPNGHWIHGEGITPDIKLVNPDYYRVDMLSPDEVYTEGIANETVPSIKVALDTLGYEIEDFDEDFGPDLTTAVGDFQSDNGLEMTGNVTGETSTILMSELREYINENDAQLEYLVDYINGEYTEEEIEEYAESRAQHLEIELPEEETEEGEPSEGQDEEQEEESTEEPVDEASPEEESTEE
- the deoD gene encoding purine-nucleoside phosphorylase; translation: MSIHINAKKGDIADTILLPGDPLRAKYIAENFLDDVICYNEVRNMLGFTGYYKGKRISVQGTGMGVPSISIYIHELMDEYGVKNLIRVGTCGAIQKDVKVRDVILAQSASSDSYQNRKLFKNIEYAPTSDFELLLSSYNEAKKKGLNVQVGNVFTADSFYDENGNIEQLAQYGVLALEMESSALFTISKKFDARALSILTVSDHVLTGEATSSEERQTTFNEMIEVALDASLPFIEENQ
- a CDS encoding YozE family protein, whose protein sequence is MKNYSFYQYIRTRRGEASPIGRLAEHIAGDAMFPKYSDDYLEISDYLERNPYEDMPLSHYDTAFEDYRNWLEH
- a CDS encoding PTS glucose transporter subunit IIA — protein: MFKNLFGKKNDVDKEIEITSPLNGKYVKLEDIPDPVFAEKMMGEGFGVDPTDGEVVAPVAGTVMQVFPTNHAVGIKTNNGLEVLIHIGLETVAMEGKGFEGHVSEGDKVEKGDKLVTFDMDLVKSEANSTISPVIITNSDVLDSFDLKEVTDLDRADTVVASASIK
- the msrB gene encoding peptide-methionine (R)-S-oxide reductase MsrB, translating into MAIERNESELTAEEYKVMKENGTEPPFQNEYWNHYEDGLYVDKIKGTPLFTSRDKFASDCGWPSFAKSISEDVTEHFDDSFGMRRTEVRSESSDSHLGHVFEDGPQELGGLRYCINSAALEFIPKDELEEKGYGEYLKYFE
- the msrA gene encoding peptide-methionine (S)-S-oxide reductase MsrA, translated to MAIATLAGGCFWCLVKPFDQFEGVNSVVSGYSNGHVENPTYQEVTSGTTGHVEAVQIDFDEDVMSYEKLLDIFFKTFDPTDTGGQFGDRGPQYMPAIFYHDDKQKRVAEATIESLDAQNIFNGPIRTPVLPYKNFYRAEEEHQDFYKTNSAHYNAYFKGSGRKSFLEEHWGVE